In one window of Azoarcus olearius DNA:
- a CDS encoding nuclear transport factor 2 family protein, whose translation MAAAPDLDAACERVTHFYETLSPLTLPQLDTVYSADARFIDPFNDVRGIAAISAIFHHMFAVAEAPQFRVGRRYTNATAAVLGWRFSLRIEGRPLAIDGLSELEFDADGRVTLHRDYWDAAALYDRLPWVGLLTRTLRRRLAAASALSD comes from the coding sequence ATGGCCGCGGCCCCCGACCTCGACGCCGCCTGCGAGCGCGTCACGCACTTCTACGAAACGCTCAGCCCGCTCACGCTGCCGCAGCTGGACACGGTCTACAGCGCCGACGCGCGCTTCATCGACCCCTTCAACGACGTGCGCGGCATTGCGGCGATCAGCGCGATCTTCCACCACATGTTCGCCGTCGCCGAGGCGCCGCAGTTCCGCGTGGGCCGCCGCTATACCAACGCCACGGCGGCGGTGCTCGGCTGGCGCTTCAGCCTGCGGATCGAGGGGCGGCCGCTGGCGATCGACGGCCTGAGCGAACTCGAGTTCGATGCGGACGGCCGGGTGACGCTGCATCGCGACTACTGGGACGCGGCGGCACTGTACGACCGCCTGCCGTGGGTCGGCCTGCTGACGCGCACACTGCGCCGCCGCCTTGCGGCCGCGTCTGCCCTCAGCGATTGA
- a CDS encoding MDR family oxidoreductase produces MFKAILIDKDDTGYRATLQDVHEAQLPAGEVRVRVAWSTLNYKDGLAMTGKVPVVRSFPMVPGIDFAGTVEESSHPDYKPGDAVVLNGWGVGEVHWGGLAQQARVKADWLIPLPAAFTPRQAMAIGTAGYTAMLCVLALERHGVTPAAGDVLVTGAAGGVGSVAVALLARLGYRVVASTGRPAEADYLTHLGAAEIIDRAQFSAPGKPLAKERWAAAIDTVGSHTLANVCASMRYHGVVAACGLAQGMDLPATVAPFILRGVTLAGVDSVYCPRPERLQAWQRLATDLDPALLDTITHEIGLGEAITTAGLLLEGKVRGRVIVDVNR; encoded by the coding sequence ATGTTCAAGGCCATCCTGATCGACAAGGACGACACCGGCTACCGCGCCACGCTGCAGGACGTCCATGAGGCTCAACTGCCCGCCGGCGAGGTGCGCGTGCGGGTCGCGTGGTCCACGCTCAACTACAAGGACGGGTTGGCGATGACCGGCAAGGTGCCGGTGGTGCGCAGCTTTCCGATGGTGCCGGGCATCGACTTCGCGGGCACGGTCGAGGAGAGCAGCCATCCCGACTACAAGCCCGGTGATGCGGTGGTGCTCAACGGCTGGGGCGTGGGCGAGGTGCATTGGGGCGGGCTGGCACAGCAGGCGCGGGTGAAGGCCGACTGGCTGATTCCGCTGCCGGCGGCGTTTACCCCGCGCCAGGCGATGGCGATCGGCACCGCCGGCTATACCGCGATGCTGTGCGTACTCGCGCTGGAACGCCACGGGGTCACCCCGGCCGCCGGCGACGTGCTGGTGACCGGCGCCGCGGGCGGGGTGGGCAGCGTTGCGGTGGCGCTGCTGGCGCGGCTGGGCTATCGCGTCGTCGCCTCCACCGGGCGCCCCGCGGAGGCCGACTACCTGACCCACCTCGGGGCTGCGGAGATCATCGACCGTGCGCAGTTCTCCGCGCCGGGCAAACCGCTGGCGAAGGAGCGTTGGGCCGCGGCGATCGACACCGTCGGCAGCCATACCCTCGCCAACGTCTGCGCCAGCATGCGCTACCACGGCGTCGTCGCCGCCTGCGGGTTGGCGCAGGGCATGGATCTGCCCGCCACGGTGGCGCCCTTCATCCTGCGCGGCGTCACGCTGGCAGGGGTGGATAGCGTGTATTGCCCGCGGCCGGAACGCCTGCAGGCCTGGCAGCGGCTCGCGACCGACCTCGATCCGGCGCTGCTCGACACCATCACCCACGAGATCGGCCTGGGCGAGGCGATCACCACCGCCGGGCTGCTGCTCGAAGGCAAGGTGCGCGGCCGCGTCATCGTCGACGTCAATCGCTGA
- a CDS encoding chalcone isomerase family protein, which produces MWPAVRLRLTPTGPLRRALAGIVLAGCAAASLATPGVRLPAAVDALAGGLAPRGQAELRWFGLKLYDAALWTAGPYWMADGPHALEIRYARDIRGSRLVDTSIDEIRRLGHDDERRLGQWRSALAAVLPDVSAGDTLVGLHLPGRGAHFWHGERPLGAITDPALAQAFFAIWLDARSREPALRAQLLGAAPPAR; this is translated from the coding sequence ATGTGGCCCGCGGTTCGCCTCCGCCTGACGCCGACCGGCCCACTGCGGCGCGCGCTGGCCGGCATCGTGCTGGCGGGATGCGCCGCCGCGAGCCTGGCGACGCCCGGCGTGCGGCTGCCGGCCGCGGTGGATGCGCTGGCGGGCGGGCTCGCGCCGCGCGGACAGGCGGAACTGCGCTGGTTCGGGCTCAAGCTGTATGACGCCGCGCTGTGGACCGCCGGCCCGTACTGGATGGCCGACGGCCCGCATGCGCTGGAGATCCGCTACGCGCGCGACATCCGTGGCTCGCGGCTGGTCGACACCAGCATCGACGAGATCCGTCGCCTCGGTCACGACGATGAACGCCGCCTCGGCCAGTGGCGCAGCGCGCTGGCGGCCGTGCTGCCCGACGTCAGCGCCGGCGACACCCTGGTCGGGCTGCACCTGCCCGGGCGCGGCGCCCATTTCTGGCACGGCGAGCGGCCGCTCGGCGCGATCACCGACCCCGCGCTGGCGCAGGCCTTCTTCGCCATCTGGCTCGATGCACGCAGCCGCGAGCCGGCGCTGCGTGCGCAGCTCCTCGGCGCCGCGCCGCCAGCGCGCTGA
- the recQ gene encoding DNA helicase RecQ translates to MSAYTHTSPHHVLEHVFGYTAFRGEQQAIVEHVAAGGDALVLMPTGGGKSLCYQVPALLREGTAIVVSPLIALMHDQVSALVEAGVKAAFLNSSLDAEEARRVERALYAGELDLLYVAPERLMTPRFLDQLDHLRDTHRLALFAIDEAHCVSQWGHDFRPEYLQLSILPERYPAIPRIALTATADRQTREEIATRLRLEDARRFISSFDRPNIRYTIVDKDDPRRQLLHFIREEFPSEAGVVYCLSRRKVEETAAWLQEQGINALPYHAGLGQDVRAEHQTRFLREDGIVMVATIAFGMGIDKPDVRFVAHLDLPRSIEGYYQETGRAGRDGLPAQAWMAWGAQDVVQQRRMIDESEASEDFKRLARNRLDVLVGLVEATTCRRQHLLAYFGEESGPCGNCDNCLSPPQTWDATEAARKALSCVYRTGQRYGTGHLIDVLRGERTEKVLERQHEGLSTFGIGSELDEKRWRTVFRQLIAREYLAVDHERYNALALTELARPLLRGEAEFHLRLERERSKGRGKSRSAARMDIPGGVPTTLFDRLRAWRAATAKERNVPAYVIFHDATLREIAIARPTSMAELGGISGIGDRKLEAYGQAIVDLVAEVG, encoded by the coding sequence ATGTCCGCCTATACCCACACCTCCCCGCACCACGTCCTCGAACACGTCTTCGGCTACACCGCGTTCCGCGGCGAGCAACAGGCGATCGTCGAGCATGTCGCGGCCGGCGGGGACGCCCTGGTGCTGATGCCCACCGGCGGCGGCAAGTCGCTGTGCTACCAGGTGCCGGCGCTGCTGCGCGAGGGCACCGCGATCGTGGTGTCGCCGCTGATCGCGCTGATGCACGACCAGGTGAGCGCGCTGGTGGAAGCGGGCGTGAAAGCGGCCTTCCTCAACTCCAGCCTGGACGCGGAAGAAGCGCGCAGGGTGGAGCGCGCGCTCTATGCCGGCGAACTCGACCTGCTCTACGTGGCGCCCGAACGGCTGATGACGCCGCGCTTCCTCGACCAGCTCGACCACCTGCGCGACACCCACCGCCTGGCGCTGTTCGCGATCGACGAGGCGCACTGCGTGTCGCAGTGGGGCCACGATTTCCGGCCGGAATACCTGCAGCTGTCGATCCTGCCGGAGCGCTACCCGGCGATCCCGCGCATTGCGCTGACCGCCACCGCCGACCGCCAGACCCGCGAGGAGATCGCCACCCGGCTGCGGCTGGAAGATGCGCGCCGTTTCATCTCCAGCTTCGACCGCCCCAACATCCGCTACACCATCGTCGACAAGGACGATCCGCGCCGCCAGCTGCTGCACTTCATCCGCGAGGAGTTTCCGTCCGAGGCCGGCGTGGTGTATTGCCTGTCGCGGCGCAAGGTGGAGGAAACCGCCGCCTGGCTGCAGGAACAGGGCATCAACGCGCTGCCCTACCACGCCGGGCTCGGCCAGGACGTGCGCGCCGAACACCAGACCCGCTTCCTGCGCGAGGACGGCATCGTGATGGTGGCGACCATCGCCTTCGGCATGGGCATCGACAAGCCCGACGTGCGCTTCGTCGCCCACCTCGACCTGCCGCGCTCGATCGAGGGCTACTACCAGGAAACCGGCCGCGCCGGCCGCGACGGCCTGCCGGCGCAGGCGTGGATGGCGTGGGGCGCGCAGGACGTGGTGCAGCAGCGCCGCATGATCGACGAGTCCGAAGCGAGCGAGGACTTCAAGCGCCTCGCGCGCAACCGGCTGGACGTGCTCGTCGGCCTGGTCGAAGCCACCACCTGCCGCCGCCAGCATCTGCTCGCCTACTTCGGCGAGGAGTCCGGCCCTTGCGGCAACTGCGACAACTGCCTCAGCCCGCCGCAGACCTGGGACGCCACCGAGGCCGCGCGCAAGGCCTTGAGCTGCGTCTATCGCACCGGCCAGCGCTACGGCACCGGCCATCTGATCGACGTGCTGCGCGGCGAACGCACCGAGAAAGTGCTGGAACGCCAGCACGAGGGGCTCAGCACCTTCGGCATCGGCAGCGAACTCGACGAAAAGCGCTGGCGCACCGTGTTCCGCCAGCTGATCGCACGCGAATACCTCGCAGTGGATCACGAGCGCTACAACGCGCTCGCGCTCACCGAACTCGCCCGCCCGCTGCTGCGCGGCGAGGCCGAATTCCACCTGCGCCTGGAGCGCGAACGCAGCAAGGGCCGCGGCAAGTCGCGCTCGGCCGCCCGCATGGACATCCCCGGCGGCGTGCCGACCACGCTGTTCGACCGCCTGCGCGCGTGGCGCGCCGCCACCGCCAAGGAACGCAACGTGCCGGCCTACGTCATCTTCCACGACGCCACGCTGCGCGAAATCGCCATCGCCCGCCCGACCAGCATGGCCGAACTCGGCGGCATCAGCGGCATCGGCGACCGCAAGCTGGAGGCTTACGGCCAGGCCATCGTCGATCTGGTGGCCGAGGTCGGCTGA
- a CDS encoding DUF3833 domain-containing protein, translating into MMTPLSRSRRVLGALLCCATLGLAGCSSIDVQDYRSERPQLDLRHYFNGRLDAHGMFQDRAGKVVKRFHVAMTASWQGDTGTLDERFTYSDGTTQRRVWTLTPAPDGGWIGRADDVIGEARGEIAGNALRWRYVLALPVDGKVYHVDFDDWMFLMDERVMLNRSVMSKWGFRLGEVTLSFYKPAE; encoded by the coding sequence ATGATGACGCCACTCTCCCGAAGCCGCCGTGTGCTCGGCGCGCTGCTGTGCTGCGCCACGCTCGGCCTGGCCGGCTGCAGCAGCATCGACGTGCAGGACTACCGCAGCGAACGGCCGCAGCTCGACCTGCGCCACTACTTCAACGGCCGGCTCGACGCGCACGGCATGTTCCAGGACCGCGCCGGCAAGGTCGTCAAGCGCTTTCACGTGGCGATGACCGCGAGCTGGCAAGGCGACACCGGCACGCTGGACGAGCGCTTCACCTATTCCGACGGCACCACCCAGCGCCGGGTGTGGACGCTGACGCCCGCGCCCGACGGCGGCTGGATCGGCCGCGCCGACGACGTGATCGGCGAAGCGCGCGGCGAGATCGCCGGCAACGCGCTGCGCTGGCGCTACGTGCTGGCGCTGCCGGTGGACGGCAAGGTCTATCACGTCGATTTCGATGACTGGATGTTCCTGATGGACGAGCGCGTGATGCTGAACCGCTCGGTGATGAGCAAGTGGGGCTTCCGCCTGGGCGAGGTCACGCTGTCCTTCTACAAACCCGCGGAGTGA
- a CDS encoding FKBP-type peptidyl-prolyl cis-trans isomerase, with translation MTQTTTASGLIIEDLEVGSGDVAAKGQMVSVHYTGWLTDGRKFDSSKDRNDPFNFPLGAGHVIRGWDEGVQGMQVGGKRKLTIPPELGYGARGAGGVIPPNATLVFEVELLKVL, from the coding sequence ATGACCCAGACCACCACCGCCAGCGGCCTCATCATCGAAGACCTCGAAGTCGGCAGCGGCGATGTCGCGGCGAAGGGCCAGATGGTTTCGGTGCATTACACCGGCTGGCTGACCGATGGCCGCAAGTTCGATTCCAGCAAGGACCGCAACGATCCGTTCAACTTCCCGCTCGGCGCGGGCCACGTCATCCGCGGCTGGGACGAAGGCGTGCAGGGCATGCAGGTGGGCGGCAAGCGCAAGCTGACGATTCCGCCGGAACTCGGCTACGGCGCGCGTGGCGCCGGCGGCGTGATCCCGCCCAACGCGACGCTGGTGTTCGAGGTCGAACTGCTGAAAGTGCTGTAA
- a CDS encoding MFS transporter, which translates to MAAEPATTLAAEALPAATRRRAQVLAYGALGLPLAFAALPIYVHVPRLYADQLGLPLAAVGAVLLLTRIIDAASDPLIGRACDRFRRRAVIVLALPLLAASLPALLAPPPDAGLGWLATMLVLVSLGYSLASIAYHAWGAELGQDAHERTVAVASREACALVGVMLAAALPTVLDRDAAVALGRLGMLFLPLLAAAALLTLLFGPAERAGHHSPAAGTAARPATLADPVLVRLLAVVAANAIAAAVPSATVLFFVADVLGADRQAGLFLLLYFAAAAAGLPLWVALARRLGKLRAWALAMAGAVLVFAWAAALGPGDAAAFAAVCVLSGLAFGADLALPAALLGDLLARDGRSGAGACFGWWNFVAKASLALAAGIALPLLGWLGYSPGAQDEAARDALRAVYALLPVALKCVALALLWRWRGWLDPCPAPEPRSPEET; encoded by the coding sequence ATGGCCGCCGAGCCCGCCACCACCCTCGCCGCCGAGGCCCTCCCCGCGGCGACCCGCCGCCGCGCGCAGGTGCTGGCCTACGGCGCACTGGGCCTGCCGCTGGCCTTCGCCGCGCTGCCCATCTATGTGCATGTGCCGCGCCTGTATGCCGACCAGCTCGGCCTGCCGCTGGCGGCGGTGGGCGCGGTGCTGCTGCTCACCCGCATCATCGACGCCGCGAGCGACCCGCTGATCGGCCGCGCCTGCGACCGCTTCCGCCGCCGCGCGGTGATCGTGCTGGCACTGCCGCTGCTGGCGGCCAGCCTGCCGGCACTGCTCGCCCCGCCGCCGGACGCCGGGCTCGGCTGGCTGGCGACGATGCTGGTGCTGGTGTCGCTCGGCTACTCGCTCGCCAGCATCGCGTATCACGCCTGGGGCGCCGAACTCGGGCAGGACGCGCATGAACGGACCGTGGCGGTGGCAAGCCGCGAAGCCTGCGCGCTGGTCGGCGTGATGCTCGCCGCCGCGCTGCCGACGGTGCTCGACCGCGATGCGGCAGTGGCGCTTGGCCGACTCGGGATGCTCTTCCTGCCGCTGCTCGCGGCGGCCGCGCTGCTGACACTGCTGTTCGGCCCCGCGGAGCGCGCCGGCCATCATTCGCCCGCGGCCGGCACCGCCGCGCGCCCCGCGACGCTCGCCGACCCGGTTCTCGTGCGGCTGCTGGCCGTGGTGGCCGCCAATGCGATCGCGGCCGCGGTGCCGTCCGCCACCGTGCTGTTCTTCGTCGCCGACGTGCTCGGCGCGGACCGCCAGGCCGGGCTGTTCCTGCTGCTGTACTTCGCCGCGGCCGCCGCCGGCCTGCCGCTGTGGGTGGCGCTGGCGCGCCGGCTGGGCAAGCTGCGGGCATGGGCGCTGGCGATGGCCGGCGCGGTCTTGGTGTTCGCCTGGGCCGCCGCGCTCGGCCCGGGCGACGCCGCCGCATTTGCCGCGGTGTGCGTGCTCTCGGGCCTCGCCTTCGGCGCCGACCTGGCGCTGCCCGCGGCATTGCTCGGCGATCTGCTCGCACGCGACGGCCGCAGCGGCGCCGGCGCCTGCTTTGGCTGGTGGAACTTCGTGGCCAAAGCGAGCCTCGCGCTCGCCGCCGGCATCGCACTGCCACTGCTCGGCTGGCTGGGCTACAGCCCGGGGGCGCAGGACGAGGCGGCACGCGACGCGCTGCGGGCCGTGTATGCCTTGCTGCCGGTCGCGCTGAAGTGCGTCGCACTGGCCCTGCTGTGGCGCTGGCGCGGCTGGCTCGACCCCTGCCCCGCACCCGAACCCCGCTCCCCGGAGGAAACATGA
- a CDS encoding DUF1365 domain-containing protein: MSALAPSVCFGAVMHERHGAAANRFVYRGAFLRLPLSALPTLRVPLLGTERANLFWVRNADHGARDGSPLLPWVRSLLAQHGLAPACDGEVVLHTMPRVLGYVFNPVSFYYCHDRSGALRAVIAEVNNTFGERHNYLVHHDDLRPILPADQLLARKVFHVSPFFPARGEYRFRFSTHGAVHTVAIDYWEGGERRLSTRVSGSARPLCRASLMHWLLRQPLATFAVLARIHWQALRLVVKGAAFHRKPQPPLEETSR; the protein is encoded by the coding sequence GTGAGCGCCCTCGCCCCCAGCGTCTGCTTCGGCGCGGTCATGCATGAACGGCACGGCGCGGCGGCCAACCGCTTCGTGTATCGCGGGGCCTTCCTGCGCCTGCCGCTGAGCGCACTGCCCACGCTGCGGGTGCCGCTGCTCGGCACCGAACGCGCCAACCTGTTCTGGGTGCGCAACGCGGACCACGGCGCGCGCGACGGCAGCCCCTTGCTGCCGTGGGTGCGGTCGCTGCTCGCGCAGCACGGGCTGGCGCCCGCGTGCGACGGCGAAGTGGTGCTGCACACCATGCCGCGCGTGCTCGGCTACGTGTTCAACCCGGTCAGCTTCTATTACTGCCACGACCGCAGCGGTGCGCTGCGCGCCGTCATCGCCGAGGTGAACAACACCTTCGGCGAACGCCACAACTACCTGGTCCATCACGACGACCTGCGGCCGATCCTGCCGGCGGACCAGTTGCTCGCGCGCAAGGTCTTCCACGTGTCGCCCTTCTTCCCGGCGCGTGGCGAATACCGCTTCCGCTTCAGCACCCACGGCGCGGTGCATACCGTCGCCATCGACTACTGGGAAGGCGGCGAGCGCCGGCTGAGCACCCGCGTCAGCGGCAGCGCGCGTCCGCTGTGCCGCGCCAGCCTCATGCACTGGCTGCTGCGCCAGCCGCTCGCCACCTTCGCCGTCCTTGCCCGCATCCATTGGCAGGCGCTGCGCCTGGTCGTCAAAGGCGCCGCCTTCCACCGCAAGCCCCAGCCCCCACTCGAGGAGACCAGCCGATGA
- a CDS encoding SAM-dependent methyltransferase, producing the protein MNAAESQLPRPGVLERPPAGAAGLTGQDAALPRGARLALDMLDRIEGGSVALTLPDGGTYCLGRGPQRAHLRVRDLGMFDAALAHGDIGFGEGYMEGDWDCADGDELAALLGLLATNRKVLDTAIRGRFLRLLGHRLAHLFNANTRSGARRNIEAHYDLGNRFYRLWLDPTMSYSAALFADGDDQPDADRLAEAQRRKYRRVLDQLGARAGQTVLEIGCGWGGFAEVAVQEYGCRVVGLTLSPAQLGYAQARAAAGGYATEAEFRLCDYRDVEGRFDHIASIEMIEAVGEAYWPTYFRQIARLLAPGGRCVVQAITIDDALFARYRRGTDFIQRYIFPGGMLPAPAQIRRHSARAGLAITDDFGFGDHYARTLACWRQRFDAQGEALARLGFPARFTRMWRFYLAYCEAGFRSGDLDVRHYTFSRRG; encoded by the coding sequence ATGAATGCCGCCGAATCGCAACTCCCCCGCCCCGGCGTCCTGGAGCGCCCGCCCGCGGGCGCGGCGGGGCTCACCGGGCAAGACGCCGCACTGCCCCGTGGCGCGCGCCTCGCGCTGGACATGCTGGACCGCATCGAAGGCGGCAGCGTGGCGCTGACCCTGCCCGACGGCGGCACCTACTGCCTCGGCCGCGGGCCGCAACGCGCCCACCTGCGGGTGCGCGACCTCGGGATGTTCGACGCCGCGCTGGCCCACGGCGACATCGGCTTCGGCGAGGGCTACATGGAGGGCGACTGGGACTGCGCGGATGGCGACGAACTGGCCGCGCTGCTCGGCCTGCTCGCCACCAACCGCAAGGTGCTGGACACCGCCATCCGCGGTCGTTTCCTGCGCCTGCTCGGCCACCGCCTGGCCCATCTGTTCAATGCCAACACCCGCAGCGGCGCGCGGCGCAACATCGAGGCCCACTACGACCTCGGCAACCGCTTCTACCGGCTGTGGCTGGACCCCACGATGTCCTACTCGGCCGCGCTGTTCGCCGACGGCGACGACCAGCCCGATGCCGACCGTCTGGCCGAGGCCCAGCGGCGCAAGTACCGCCGCGTGCTCGACCAGCTGGGCGCCCGCGCGGGACAGACCGTGCTCGAGATCGGCTGCGGCTGGGGCGGCTTCGCCGAGGTGGCGGTGCAGGAGTATGGCTGCCGCGTGGTCGGCCTCACGCTGTCGCCCGCCCAGCTTGGCTATGCGCAGGCGCGCGCGGCCGCGGGCGGTTACGCCACCGAGGCGGAATTCCGGCTGTGCGACTATCGCGACGTCGAGGGGCGCTTCGACCACATCGCCTCGATCGAGATGATCGAGGCGGTCGGCGAGGCTTACTGGCCCACCTATTTCCGCCAGATCGCCCGCCTGCTTGCGCCCGGCGGCCGCTGCGTGGTGCAGGCGATCACGATCGACGACGCGCTGTTCGCGCGCTATCGCCGCGGCACCGACTTCATCCAGCGCTACATCTTTCCGGGCGGCATGCTGCCGGCGCCTGCGCAGATCCGCCGCCACAGTGCGCGCGCCGGCCTCGCCATCACCGACGACTTCGGCTTCGGCGACCACTACGCCCGCACGCTGGCGTGCTGGCGGCAGCGCTTTGACGCGCAGGGCGAAGCCCTGGCACGGCTCGGCTTTCCGGCGCGCTTCACGCGCATGTGGCGCTTCTATCTCGCCTACTGCGAAGCCGGCTTTCGCAGCGGCGACCTCGACGTACGCCACTACACCTTCTCGCGGCGGGGCTGA
- a CDS encoding NAD(P)/FAD-dependent oxidoreductase gives MQREDFIADHRRPTRRVAVVGAGIAGLASAWLLSQRYAVTLFEAGDYLGGHTHTVDVEIDGRPAAVDTGFLVFNRRTYPNLCALFELLGVEATPSDMSFAVSLERPALEWAGSNLATLFAQKRNLMRPAFIRMVADIVRFNREATRMAIAGCEPGLSLGDYLDRERYGRGFRDWYLLPMAAAIWSCPTRAMLGYPLATFVRFCHNHGLVQILRRPQWLSVRGGGRKYVDKLIAGMPDLQLQMRTPVKQIERMEDGVHVLSARGAQCFDEIVLACHSDQALALLGRDASAEERHLLGAVRYQDNEAVLHTDTALLPRRRSTWSAWNYLAGEGRADDRPVSVSYLLNRLQPLPFSTPLVLSLNPFRAPDPRHVIDRYTYAHPVFDQRAIEAQARLPLLQGRRRTWFAGAWTGYGFHEDGLKSAMAVARGLDVAIPWQTATAAGARAGIVT, from the coding sequence ATGCAACGCGAGGACTTCATCGCCGATCACCGCCGCCCGACCCGCCGCGTCGCGGTCGTCGGCGCGGGCATCGCCGGACTCGCCAGCGCCTGGCTGCTGTCGCAGCGCTATGCGGTCACCCTGTTCGAGGCTGGCGACTATCTGGGTGGCCACACCCACACGGTCGACGTCGAGATCGACGGCCGGCCCGCCGCAGTCGATACCGGCTTCCTCGTCTTCAATCGGCGCACCTACCCGAATCTGTGCGCGCTGTTCGAACTGCTCGGCGTCGAGGCCACGCCCAGCGACATGAGCTTTGCGGTGAGCCTGGAGCGGCCGGCGCTCGAATGGGCGGGCAGCAACCTGGCGACGCTGTTCGCGCAGAAGCGCAACCTGATGCGGCCCGCCTTCATCCGCATGGTGGCCGACATCGTCCGCTTCAACCGCGAGGCCACGCGCATGGCGATCGCCGGCTGCGAGCCGGGCCTGAGCCTGGGCGACTACCTGGACCGCGAGCGCTATGGGCGCGGCTTCCGCGACTGGTATCTGTTGCCGATGGCGGCGGCGATCTGGTCCTGCCCAACGCGCGCGATGCTCGGCTACCCGCTCGCCACCTTCGTCCGCTTCTGCCACAACCACGGCCTGGTGCAGATCCTGCGGCGGCCGCAGTGGCTGTCGGTGCGGGGTGGCGGGCGCAAGTACGTGGACAAGCTGATCGCAGGGATGCCGGACCTGCAGTTGCAGATGCGCACGCCGGTAAAGCAGATCGAACGGATGGAAGACGGAGTGCACGTGCTCAGCGCGCGCGGCGCACAGTGCTTCGACGAGATCGTGCTCGCGTGCCACAGCGATCAGGCCCTCGCGCTGCTCGGCCGCGACGCCAGTGCGGAAGAACGTCACCTGCTCGGCGCCGTGCGCTACCAGGACAACGAGGCGGTCTTGCATACCGACACCGCGCTGCTACCGCGCCGCCGCAGCACCTGGTCGGCGTGGAACTACCTGGCCGGCGAGGGCCGCGCGGACGACCGCCCGGTGTCGGTCAGCTACCTCCTCAACCGCCTTCAGCCGCTGCCCTTTTCCACGCCGCTGGTGCTGTCGCTCAACCCCTTCCGCGCACCGGACCCGCGCCACGTCATCGACCGCTACACCTATGCCCACCCGGTGTTCGACCAGCGCGCGATCGAAGCGCAGGCCCGCCTGCCGCTGCTGCAGGGCCGGCGCCGCACCTGGTTTGCCGGCGCCTGGACGGGCTACGGCTTCCACGAAGACGGCTTGAAGTCGGCGATGGCCGTGGCGCGGGGGCTGGACGTCGCCATCCCGTGGCAAACCGCCACCGCCGCCGGCGCGCGCGCGGGCATCGTCACATGA
- a CDS encoding SDR family NAD(P)-dependent oxidoreductase has product MIGRPLNPPLTDWRGRRVWLVGASTGIGAALARALAARGAQLALSARHPDKLAEAAAACPDALLLPLDLSHENQFAAVHQRLLAQWGAIDVVMFVAGTYRPLRAWELDAAAVYETMAVNLTGTLCGVATVLPPMLARGAGSIVLVASVAGYRGLPRALLYGSSKAALINFAETLYLDLAPRGLGVYLVDPGFVATPLTAANDFRMPALIDADTAAREILTGMARGEFEIHFPKRFTRVMKALALLPRRCYFPLIRRITGV; this is encoded by the coding sequence GTGATCGGACGCCCGCTCAATCCGCCGCTGACCGACTGGCGCGGCCGCCGGGTGTGGCTGGTGGGCGCATCCACCGGCATCGGCGCGGCGCTCGCACGGGCGCTTGCCGCACGCGGCGCACAGCTCGCGCTGTCGGCGCGCCATCCGGACAAGCTGGCCGAAGCGGCCGCGGCCTGCCCGGACGCGCTGCTGCTGCCGCTCGACCTGAGCCACGAAAACCAGTTCGCCGCCGTGCATCAACGCCTGCTGGCGCAGTGGGGCGCGATCGATGTGGTGATGTTCGTCGCCGGCACCTACCGCCCGCTGCGCGCGTGGGAGCTGGACGCAGCCGCGGTCTACGAGACGATGGCGGTGAACCTGACCGGCACCTTGTGCGGTGTCGCCACCGTGCTGCCACCGATGCTGGCACGCGGCGCCGGTTCGATCGTGCTGGTGGCCAGCGTGGCGGGCTACCGCGGCCTGCCGCGCGCGCTGCTCTACGGCAGTTCGAAAGCGGCGCTGATCAACTTCGCCGAAACGCTGTACCTCGACCTCGCGCCGCGCGGACTCGGCGTCTATCTGGTCGATCCCGGCTTTGTCGCGACCCCGCTCACCGCCGCCAACGACTTCCGCATGCCGGCGCTGATCGACGCCGACACCGCGGCGCGCGAAATCCTCACCGGCATGGCACGCGGCGAGTTCGAAATCCATTTCCCCAAGCGCTTCACCCGGGTGATGAAGGCCCTGGCGCTGCTGCCGCGGCGCTGCTACTTCCCGCTGATACGGCGGATTACCGGAGTCTGA